A genomic stretch from Eptesicus fuscus isolate TK198812 chromosome 15, DD_ASM_mEF_20220401, whole genome shotgun sequence includes:
- the DIRAS2 gene encoding GTP-binding protein Di-Ras2: MPEQSNDYRVAVFGAGGVGKSSLVLRFVKGTFRESYIPTVEDTYRQVISCDKSICTLQITDTTGSHQFPAMQRLSISKGHAFILVYSITSRQSLEELKPIYEQICEIKGDVESIPIMLVGNKCDESPSREVESSEAEALARRWKCAFMETSAKLNHNVKELFQELLNLEKRRTVSLQIDGKKSKQQKRKEKLQGKCVVM, translated from the coding sequence ATGCCGGAACAGAGCAACGATTACCGGGTGGCCGTGTTCGGAGCAGGTGGTGTTGGCAAGAGCTCCCTGGTCCTGAGGTTTGTGAAGGGCACGTTCCGGGAGAGCTACATCCCCACCGTGGAGGACACCTACCGGCAGGTCATCAGCTGCGACAAGAGCATCTGCACGCTGCAGATCACGGACACCACCGGCAGCCACCAGTTCCCCGCCATGCAGCGGCTGTCCATCTCCAAGGGCCACGCCTTCATCCTCGTGTACTCCATCACCAGCCGGCAGTCCCTGGAGGAGCTCAAGCCCATCTACGAGCAGATCTGCGAGATCAAAGGGGACGTGGAGAGCATCCCCATCATGCTGGTGGGGAACAAGTGCGACGAGAGCCCGAGCCGCGAGGTGGAGAGCAGCGAGGCGGAGGCCCTGGCCCGCAGGTGGAAGTGCGCCTTCATGGAGACCTCGGCCAAGCTCAACCACAACGTGAAGGAGCTCTTCCAGGAGCTGCTCAACCTGGAGAAGCGCAGGACCGTGAGCCTCCAGATCGACGGGAAGAAGAGCAAGCagcagaagaggaaagagaagctcCAGGGCAAGTGCGTGGTCATGTGA